The genomic window ACCCACAGGCTTAAGTCCGCCGCCAAGTCCGACGAGTGGGGCCGGCCGATGGTGTTCCTCTCCGGCGTGCCCGGGTCCTTCTACGGGAGGCTGTTCCCGAGGACCAGCGTGCACTTCATCTGCTCCTGCTCCAGCCTGCACTGGCTCTCTCAGGTCCCGCCGGGcctcttcgacgaggccaagacgcCGATCAACAAGGGGAAGATGTACATATCGAGCACGAGCCCTCCCGCCGTGTCCGTGGCCTACCGGAGGCAGTTCCAGAGGGACTTCAGCCTGTTCCTCAAGTCGCGCGCCGCCGAGGTCTTCCCCGGCGGCCGGATGGTTCTGGCCATGCTCGGCAGGCAGACCAACGACTGCGTCGACCGGAGGACGACCTTCCTGTGGGAGCTCCTCTCCGAGTCCTTCGCAGCGCTCGTGTCGCAGGGGCTGGTGGAGCAGGACAAGGTGGACGCCTACAACGTGCCGTTCTACGCGCCGTCGCTGCAGGAGATCGAGGTGGAGGTGCGGCTCGAGGGGTCCTTCAGCCTCGACTACGTGCAGACGTACGAGATCAACCTCAGCAGCAGCGGcgacgccaaggaggacggcaggACGGTGTCCATGGCGATCAGGGCCATCCAGGAGTCCATGCTCAGCCACCACTTCGGCCCCAACATCGTCGACGCGCTGTTCCACAAGTACACACAGCTCGTCACCGAGTCCATGGAGAGGGAAGAGGTCAAGAGTGTCCAGATAGGGGTAGTCCTCACCAGGTTGTGACTCGAGTCTGCCTACTGACTGTATTTTTCTTTAGCAAGTTTAGGTTTGACTCTGTTCTATTGTCATATTCTGTAttgtttagtactccctctgtaaactaatataagagcatttagattactaaagtagtgatctaaacgctcttatatttgtttacggagggagtagcagtTTGTC from Triticum aestivum cultivar Chinese Spring chromosome 3B, IWGSC CS RefSeq v2.1, whole genome shotgun sequence includes these protein-coding regions:
- the LOC123065549 gene encoding probable methyltransferase TCM_000336, with product MASSLLHCSDKLPFMDVETILHMKEGLDETSYAQNSSLQKRGMDTLKSLIINSATDVYISQMPERFTVADLGCSSGPNALCLVEDIIGGVGKVCCRSSQPPPEFSVLLNDLPTNDFNTIFFSLPEFTHRLKSAAKSDEWGRPMVFLSGVPGSFYGRLFPRTSVHFICSCSSLHWLSQVPPGLFDEAKTPINKGKMYISSTSPPAVSVAYRRQFQRDFSLFLKSRAAEVFPGGRMVLAMLGRQTNDCVDRRTTFLWELLSESFAALVSQGLVEQDKVDAYNVPFYAPSLQEIEVEVRLEGSFSLDYVQTYEINLSSSGDAKEDGRTVSMAIRAIQESMLSHHFGPNIVDALFHKYTQLVTESMEREEVKSVQIGVVLTRL